In Vigna angularis cultivar LongXiaoDou No.4 chromosome 8, ASM1680809v1, whole genome shotgun sequence, one DNA window encodes the following:
- the LOC108345638 gene encoding LRR receptor-like serine/threonine-protein kinase RPK2: MFSSSSHCSSVIKWSSLVKFLFFVVLFLSPSDAVLGDSDESSLLRLKASFSDPAGVLSTWTSAAGADSGYCSWSGVLCNANSRVVAVNVTGNGGNRRNGTSHPCKGFSQFPLYGFGVRRTCEGSKGSLFGNVSSFNFISVLTELRVLSLPFNALEGEIPEAIWGLEKLEVLDLEGNLISGYLPFRINGLRKLRVLNLGFNRIVGEIPGSISSLESLEVLNLAGNGLNGSVPGFVGRLRGVYLSFNQFSGVVPRGIGENCWKLEHLDLSGNSLVQGIPVSLGNCERLRTLLLYSNLLEEGIPSELGKLKSLEVLDVSRNTLSGSVPRELGNCSELSVLVLSNLFDPRGDVAGDFGKLGSVNDELNYFEGSMPVEVLSLPKLKILWAPMVNLEGSFQVSWGRCQSLEMINLAQNFFSGEFPNQLGVCERLHFLDLSGNNLTGVLSKELRVPCMSTFDVSGNMLSGSIPEFSDIVCPPEPSWNGNLYEDGNVSPPYAFFFLSKVWENSLFTAMGGVGISVAHNFGRNNFNGILSLPVARDRLGKQSSYTFLVGENNLTEPFPTYLFEKCHGLDALLLNVSYNKISGHIPSSLSGMCRSLKFLDASGNQLAGPIPVDLGNMVSLASLNLSKNQLEGEIPTNLGQIKNLKFLSLAGNKLNGSIPTSLGQLYSLEILDLSSNYLTGEIPKAIENMRNLTDVLLNNNNLSGHIPGGLAYVTTLSAFNVSFNNLSGSLPSNSGLIKCSSAVGNPFLSPCRGVSLSVPSGSQLAPIDGSPYNPATEQATGKDSGNGLSSIEIASITSASAIFSVLIALIVLFFYTRKWKPGSRVVGSTRKEVTVFTDIGVPLTFESVVQATGNFNAGNCIGSGGFGATYKAEVAPGVLVAVKRLAVGRFQGVQQFHAETKTLGRLHHPNLVTLIGYHACETEMFLIYNYLPGGNLEKFIQERSTRVVDWRILHKIALDIARALAYLHDQCVPRVLHRDVKPSNILLDDDFNAYLSDFGLARLLGTSETHATTGVAGTFGYVAPEYAMTCRVSDKADVYSYGVVLLELLSDKKALDPSFSSFGNGFNIVAWACMLLKQGRANEFFTAGLWEAGPGEDLVEVLHLAIVCTVDSLSTRPTMKQVVRRLKQLQPPSC, translated from the coding sequence atgttttcttcttcttctcattgCAGTTCAGTGATCAAATGGAGTTCCCTAGTGAagtttctcttctttgtggTTCTGTTCTTGTCGCCAAGCGACGCAGTATTGGGGGATTCGGACGAATCTTCTCTCCTTCGTCTGAAGGCATCGTTTTCCGACCCCGCCGGCGTTCTCTCCACATGGACCTCCGCAGCCGGCGCTGACTCTGGCTACTGCTCTTGGTCTGGTGTCCTCTGCAACGCGAATTCCCGGGTGGTCGCCGTCAACGTCACCGGAAACGGCGGCAACCGCCGCAACGGAACCTCTCACCCGTGCAAAGGTTTCTCTCAATTCCCTCTTTACGGATTCGGAGTTCGGCGAACGTGCGAAGGTAGTAAAGGTTCTCTCTTTGGAAAcgtttcttcttttaatttcatcAGTGTGCTCACGGAGCTTAGGGTTTTGTCTCTCCCCTTCAACGCGTTGGAGGGGGAAATTCCCGAAGCAATTTGGGGCTTGGAAAAGCTAGAGGTTCTCGATTTAGAAGGGAATCTAATAAGTGGATATCTTCCGTTTAGAATTAACGGCTTGAGGAAGTTGAGGGTTTTGAATCTTGGGTTTAATAGGATTGTAGGGGAGATTCCTGGTTCAATTTCGTCTCTTGAGAGTTTGGAGGTTTTGAATTTGGCTGGTAATGGATTGAATGGTTCTGTGCCTGGTTTTGTTGGGAGGCTTAGAGGGGTGTATCTTTCGTTTAATCAGTTCAGTGGGGTTGTTCCGCGAGGGATTGGGGAGAATTGTTGGAAGCTTGAGCATTTGGATTTGTCTGGGAATTCGTTGGTTCAAGGTATTCCGGTGAGTTTAGGGAATTGTGAGAGGTTGAGGACGCTTTTGTTGTATTCCAATTTGTTGGAAGAGGGTATTCCTAGTGAGCTTGGGAAGCTCAAGAGCCTTGAGGTGTTGGATGTGTCCAGGAACACTCTTAGTGGTTCTGTGCCTAGAGAGCTTGGGAATTGCTCGGAGTTGTCAGTCCTTGTGCTGTCAAATCTCTTTGATCCACGCGGGGATGTCGCTGGTGATTTTGGGAAATTAGGTTCGGTGAATGATGAGCTGAACTATTTTGAAGGGTCTATGCCTGTGGAGGTTTTGTCGCTTCCAAAGCTGAAGATATTGTGGGCTCCCATGGTGAATTTGGAAGGCAGTTTTCAGGTAAGTTGGGGTCGTTGTCAAAGCTTAGAGATGATTAATTTGGCTCAGAATTTTTTCAGTGGGGAATTTCCGAACCAGCTTGGTGTCTGCGAGAGACTGCATTTTCTTGATTTAAGTGGAAACAACCTTACCGGTGTTCTTTCTAAAGAACTTCGCGTTCCCTGTATGAGCACGTTTGATGTTAGCGGGAACATGTTATCTGGTTCAATTCCCGAGTTCTCTGATATTGTTTGTCCCCCTGAACCTTCTTGGAATGGCAACCTATATGAAGATGGTAATGTTTCTCCACCATATGCATTCTTTTTTTTGTCAAAGGTTTGGGAGAATTCACTTTTCACAGCAATGGGGGGAGTTGGTATTTCGGTCGCTCACAACTTTGGTCGAAACAACTTCAATGGCATTCTGTCATTACCTGTGGCACGGGACAGGCTGGGGAAACAGAGCAGTTACACATTTCTGGTTGGTGAAAATAATCTTACTGAACCATTTCCTACGTATTTATTTGAGAAATGCCATGGGTTAGATGCATTGCTTCTAAATGTCAGTTATAATAAGATATCTGGTCATATTCCTTCCAGTCTCAGTGGGATGTGCAGATCATTGAAATTTTTGGATGCTTCTGGAAATCAGCTTGCAGGACCAATTCCCGTTGATTTAGGGAATATGGTCTCCCTTGCATCGCTGAACCTCAGTAAGAATCAGTTAGAAGGTGAGATTCCCACCAACCTTGGCCAGATAAAGAATCTGAAGTTTCTTTCTTTGGCTGGTAATAAGTTAAATGGCTCAATTCCGACCAGCCTGGGGCAGTTGTACTCTTTGGAAATCTTGGACCTTTCTTCAAACTATCTTACTGGTGAGATTCCAAAGGCTATTGAGAACATGAGAAATCTGACTGATGTTTTGCTCAATAACAACAATCTTTCTGGTCACATTCCTGGTGGTTTGGCATATGTCACCACACTCTCAGCATTCAATGTGTCTTTCAACAACTTATCTGGATCATTGCCTTCTAATAGTGGCTTGATTAAATGTAGTAGTGCTGTTGGGAATCCGTTTCTAAGTCCCTGCCGTGGAGTTTCTCTATCTGTGCCGTCAGGAAGTCAACTAGCGCCTATTGATGGCAGCCCTTATAATCCAGCAACTGAACAAGCCACTGGCAAGGACAGTGGTAATGGCTTGAGTTCTATTGAAATAGCATCTATAACTTCTGCTTCAGCCATTTTTTCCGTTCTTATAGCCCTGATTGTTCTATTTTTTTACACTCGGAAGTGGAAGCCTGGGTCCAGGGTTGTTGGTTCTACTAGAAAAGAAGTTACAGTGTTTACTGATATCGGGGTTCCGTTGACTTTTGAAAGTGTTGTCCAAGCCACAGGAAATTTCAATGCTGGCAACTGCATTGGGAGTGGAGGTTTTGGGGCAACATACAAGGCAGAGGTAGCACCAGGAGTCTTGGTGGCAGTCAAACGACTTGCAGTTGGACGTTTCCAAGGTGTTCAACAGTTCCATGCGGAAACCAAGACCCTTGGGAGGCTTCATCATCCTAATCTTGTCACTCTGATTGGTTATCATGCTTGTGAGACAGAGATGTTTCTCATATACAATTATTTGCCTGGTGGGAATCTTGAAAAGTTCATCCAAGAGAGGTCCACAAGGGTTGTGGATTGGAGGATTCTTCACAAGATTGCATTGGACATAGCCCGTGCACTGGCCTATCTGCATGATCAGTGTGTTCCCCGTGTTCTTCACCGTGATGTGAAGCCCAGCAATATCTTGTTAGATGACGATTTCAATGCTTATCTATCGGACTTTGGATTGGCTAGACTTCTGGGAACATCAGAGACACATGCTACCACTGGTGTAGCCGGAACATTTGGGTATGTTGCCCCTGAATATGCCATGACTTGCCGTGTTTCTGATAAGGCTGATGTGTATAGCTATGGTGTGGTGCTTCTGGAGTTACTCTCAGACAAGAAGGCTTTGGacccttcattttcttcttttggaaATGGGTTCAACATAGTGGCATGGGCATGCATGCTATTGAAGCAAGGAAGGGCAAATGAGTTCTTCACTGCTGGGTTATGGGAAGCAGGACCTGGAGAGGATTTGGTAGAGGTTCTTCACTTGGCTATTGTCTGTACTGTTGATTCTCTCTCCACCAGACCTACAATGAAACAAGTTGTGAGAAGGCTCAAGCAGCTTCAACCCCCATCATGCTAG
- the LOC108345858 gene encoding LRR receptor-like serine/threonine-protein kinase RPK2 gives MFSASSLTISSSSSYSSSPSSSSSSSSPHCPSVIKGNSLMQFLFVVLVLLFTLQNDAFAVDSDKSVLLRMKASLSDPAGVLSTWTTADGSHSGHCYWSGVLCDANSRVVAVNVTGNGASRASHPCSDSSKLPLYGFGIRRTCKGSKGSLFGNVSSVGFDFISELTELRVLSLPFNALEGEIPEAIWGMENLEVLDLEGNLISGYLPLRIQGLRKLRVLNLGFNRFIGEVPSSIASLESLEVLNLAGNELNGSVPGFVGRLRGVYLSFNQFSGVVPREIGENCWKLEHLDLSGNSLVQGIPGSLGNCERLRTLLLYSNLLEESIPGELGKLKSLEVLDVSRNTLSGSVPRELGNCSELSVLVLSNLFDVRGDAAGDFGKLGSVNDEVNYFEGSMPLEVFSLPNLRILWAPMVNLEGSFQGNWGGCQSLEMVNLAQNFLSGEFPNQLGVCKRLHFLDLNGNNLTGVLSTELHVPCMSVFDVSGNMLSGSVPDFSNTVCPPVPSWNGNLFEDGNVFSPYASFFLSMVHERSLFTSMGGIGTSVVHNFGQNSFTGIQSLPVPHDRLGKKNGYTFLVGGNILTGTFPTYLFEKCDRLDAFLLNASYNNISGHIPFNISRMCRSLKFLDVSGNQLAGPIPVDLGNVVSLVSLNLSRNQLQGQIPSSLGQMKNLKFLSLAGNKLNGSIPTSLGQLYSLEVFDLSSNSLTGEIPKAIENMRNLTDVLLNNNNLSGHIPDGLAHVTSLSVFNVSFNNLSGYFPSNSGLFKCSSAVGNPYLSPCRGVSLTVPSGNQPGPIDSNSYNSETEQATGKKSGSDFSSIEIASITSASAIVSVLIALIVLFFYTRKWKPRSRVVGSTRKEVTVFTDIGVPLTFESVVQATGNFNAGNCIGSGGFGATYKAEIASGILVAVKRLAVGRFQGVQQFHAEIKTLGRLHHPNLVTLIGYHACETEMFLIYNYLPGGNLEKFIHERSTRAVDWRILHKIALDIARALAYLHDQCVPRVLHRDVKPSNILLDDDFNAYLSDFGLARLLGTSETHATTGVAGTFGYVAPEYAMTCRVSDKADVYSYGVVLLELLSDKKALDPSFSSFGNGFNIVAWACMLLKQGRANEFFTAGLWEAGPGEDLVEVLHLAIVCTVDSLSTRPTMKQVVRRLKQLQPPSC, from the coding sequence ATGTTTTCTGCTTCTTCTCTTACtatctcttcttcctcttcttattcttcttctccttcttcttcttcttcttcttcttctcctcatTGCCCTTCAGTGATCAAAGGCAATTCCCTCATGCAATTTCTCTTCGTTGTCTTAGTGCTCCTTTTCACGTTGCAAAACGACGCCTTTGCGGTCGATTCGGACAAATCCGTGCTCCTCCGTATGAAGGCGTCGTTGTCCGACCCCGCCGGCGTTCTCTCCACGTGGACCACCGCTGACGGTTCTCACTCCGGTCACTGCTACTGGTCTGGCGTCCTCTGTGATGCGAACTCCCGCGTCGTCGCCGTCAACGTCACCGGAAACGGCGCCAGCCGAGCCTCGCACCCGTGCTCCGATTCCTCTAAACTCCCCCTCTACGGTTTCGGAATTCGGCGAACATGCAAAGGTAGTAAAGGTTCTCTCTTCGGAAACGTTTCTTCTGTTGGTTTCGATTTCATCAGTGAGCTCACGGAGCTTAGGGTTTTGTCTCTCCCCTTCAACGCGTTGGAGGGGGAAATTCCCGAAGCAATTTGGGGCATGGAAAATCTAGAGGTTCTCGATTTAGAAGGGAACTTGATAAGTGGTTATCTTCCCTTGAGAATTCAAGGTTTGAGGAAGTTGAGGGTTCTAAATCTTGGGTTTAATAGGTTTATTGGGGAGGTACCTAGTTCAATTGCGTCTCTTGAGAGTTTGGAGGTTCTGAATTTGGCTGGTAATGAATTGAATGGTTCTGTGCCTGGTTTTGTCGGGAGGCTTAGAGGGGTGTATCTTTCGTTTAATCAGTTCAGTGGGGTTGTTCCGCGAGAGATTGGGGAGAATTGTTGGAAGCTTGAACATTTGGATTTGTCTGGGAATTCGTTGGTTCAAGGGATTCCGGGGAGTTTAGGGAATTGTGAGAGGTTGAGGACGCTTTTGCTGTATTCCAATTTGTTGGAAGAGAGTATTCCTGGTGAGCTTGGGAAGCTCAAGAGCCTTGAGGTGTTGGATGTTTCCAGGAACACTCTCAGTGGTTCTGTGCCGAGGGAGCTTGGGAATTGCTCAGAGTTGTCGGTTCTTGTGCTGTCAAATCTCTTTGATGTTCGCGGTGATGCTGCCGGTGATTTTGGGAAATTAGGTTCAGTGAATGATGAGGTGAATTATTTTGAAGGGTCAATGCCACTGGAGGTTTTTTCGCTTCCAAACTTGAGGATATTGTGGGCTCCCATGGTGAATCTGGAAGGCAGTTTTCAAGGGAACTGGGGTGGTTGTCAGAGCTTGGAGATGGTAAATTTGGCTCAGAACTTTTTGAGTGGGGAATTTCCGAACCAGCTTGGTGTCTGCAAGAGGCTGCATTTTCTTGATTTAAATGGAAACAACCTTACTGGGGTGCTTTCTACAGAACTTCACGTTCCCTGTATGAGTGTTTTTGATGTTAGTGGGAACATGTTGTCTGGCTCAGTTCCTGATTTCTCCAATACCGTTTGTCCCCCTGTTCCTTCTTGGAATGGAAACCTGTTTGAAGATGGGAATGTTTTCTCGCCATATGCCTCGTTTTTTTTGTCAATGGTTCATGAAAGATCTCTTTTTACATCAATGGGGGGAATTGGTACTTCTGTTGTTCACAACTTTGGGCAAAACAGCTTTACTGGCATTCAGTCGCTACCCGTACCTCATGACAGGCTGGGGAAGAAGAATGGCTACACGTTTCTTGTTGGTGGAAACATTCTTACAGGAACATTTCCTACATATTTATTTGAGAAATGTGATAGACTAGACGCATTCCTTTTAAATGCCAGTTATAATAATATATCTGGTCATATACCTTTCAATATCAGTCGAATGTGCAGATCATTGAAATTTTTGGACGTGTCTGGAAATCAACTTGCGGGACCTATTCCTGTTGATTTAGGGAATGTTGTATCCCTTGTATCGCTAAACCTCAGTAGGAATCAATTACAAGGTCAAATTCCCTCCAGCCTTGGCCAGATGAAGAATCTGAAGTTTCTCTCTTTGGCTGGTAATAAGTTAAATGGCTCAATTCCTACCAGCCTGGGGCAGTTGTACTCTTTGGAAGTCTTTGACCTCTCTTCAAACTCTCTTACTGGTGAAATTCCAAAAGCTATTGAGAATATGAGAAATCTGACTGATGTTTTGCTCAATAACAACAATCTTTCTGGTCATATTCCTGATGGTTTGGCACATGTCACTTCACTCTCAGTATTCAATGTGTCTTTCAACAACTTATCTGGATATTTTCCTTCCAACAGTGGCTTGTTTAAATGTAGCAGTGCTGTTGGGAATCCATACCTAAGTCCATGCCGCGGAGTGTCTCTGACTGTGCCATCAGGGAATCAGCCAGGGCCGATTGATAGCAACTCTTATAATTCGGAAACAGAGCAAGCTACTGGCAAGAAGAGTGGGAGTGACTTCAGTTCTATTGAAATAGCATCTATAACTTCTGCTTCAGCCATTGTTTCGGTACTTATAGCCCTGATTGTTCTATTCTTTTACACACGGAAGTGGAAGCCAAGGTCCAGGGTTGTTGGCTCTACAAGGAAAGAAGTTACAGTGTTTACTGATATTGGGGTCCCATTGACATTTGAAAGTGTTGTCCAAGCCACAGGAAATTTCAATGCTGGCAACTGTATTGGGAGTGGAGGTTTTGGGGCAACATACAAGGCGGAGATAGCATCAGGAATCCTGGTGGCAGTCAAACGACTCGCAGTTGGACGTTTCCAAGGTGTTCAACAATTCCATGCCGAGATCAAGACTCTTGGGAGGCTTCATCATCCTAACCTTGTCACTCTGATTGGTTATCATGCTTGTGAAACAGAGATGTTTCTCATATACAATTATTTGCCTGGTGGTAATCTCGAAAAGTTTATCCACGAGAGATCCACGAGGGCTGTAGACTGGAGAATTCTTCACAAGATTGCATTGGACATTGCCAGAGCACTTGCCTATCTGCATGATCAGTGTGTTCCCCGTGTTCTTCACCGTGATGTGAAGCCCAGCAACATCTTGTTGGATGATGATTTCAATGCTTATCTATCGGACTTTGGATTGGCTAGACTTCTGGGAACATCAGAGACACATGCTACCACTGGTGTAGCCGGAACATTTGGGTATGTTGCCCCTGAATATGCCATGACTTGCCGTGTTTCTGATAAGGCTGATGTGTATAGCTATGGTGTGGTGCTTCTGGAGTTGCTCTCAGACAAGAAGGCTTTGGacccttcattttcttcttttggaaATGGGTTCAACATAGTGGCATGGGCATGCATGCTATTGAAGCAAGGAAGGGCAAATGAGTTCTTCACTGCTGGGTTATGGGAAGCAGGACCTGGAGAGGATTTGGTAGAGGTTCTTCACTTGGCTATTGTCTGTACTGTTGACTCTCTCTCCACCAGACCTACAATGAAACAAGTTGTGAGAAGGCTCAAGCAGCTTCAACCCCCATCATGCTAG